The Sulfurimonas lithotrophica genome includes a region encoding these proteins:
- a CDS encoding TolC family protein has translation MRKLVFTLFSVFVLNADEPISLDNALKILNSQNLEIKAATLDVKAAKEKIGSVSGTNWGKLDFVQDVAKSDSAGNVFGFKLESREADFGDFGFSEFLPCMSATPPASCSNPLTIAPKDLNYPDARNFFQSKIKYELPIFTGFQISSYTAIMESMAKMKTLDKDKVINEKIYQLKKSYYDMALLENSINNLNIIMKNIDKLERMTNQMIEVGYAKKSDLLEVQAKKGNVERLISQMNYNEKLLYHFIGFLLNQKVDAIEIPKSNIEMPSINDEDILKNNLDIQRASTGLEIRESMVDVQQSNYYPMIGAFAELSTADDTFLGEASDHKAYTVGARLTWNIFNGGVDASKVEEAQIEKLKTKSQVELARHGIKLQIAKLRTEIETQDAEVAFLEKELKLANEIYKNYEGRYKEKLSSMSDVIIKQSQQIEKILELQMAQNKRNERIFALIKLANGDK, from the coding sequence ATGAGGAAATTAGTTTTTACACTTTTTAGTGTATTTGTACTTAATGCAGATGAACCTATTTCACTTGATAATGCATTAAAAATATTAAACTCTCAGAACCTTGAGATTAAAGCTGCTACTTTAGACGTAAAAGCCGCTAAAGAAAAAATAGGCAGTGTAAGCGGTACTAATTGGGGTAAATTAGACTTTGTTCAAGATGTTGCAAAGTCTGATAGTGCAGGAAATGTTTTTGGTTTTAAATTAGAGTCGCGTGAAGCGGATTTCGGTGATTTTGGATTTTCAGAGTTTTTACCGTGTATGAGTGCTACACCTCCGGCTTCATGTTCAAACCCTTTAACAATTGCACCAAAAGATTTAAATTATCCGGATGCAAGAAATTTCTTTCAATCTAAAATAAAATATGAGTTGCCTATATTTACAGGTTTTCAAATTAGTTCATATACAGCTATTATGGAATCAATGGCTAAAATGAAAACTCTTGATAAAGATAAAGTTATAAATGAAAAAATTTATCAGCTTAAAAAGAGTTATTACGATATGGCACTACTCGAAAACTCTATTAATAACTTAAACATTATTATGAAAAATATAGATAAGCTAGAGAGAATGACTAATCAAATGATAGAAGTCGGTTATGCAAAAAAAAGTGACCTTTTGGAAGTTCAAGCTAAAAAAGGTAATGTAGAGCGTTTAATATCTCAAATGAACTATAATGAAAAACTTCTATACCACTTTATAGGTTTTTTACTAAACCAAAAAGTTGATGCTATTGAGATACCTAAAAGTAATATTGAGATGCCTTCAATCAACGATGAGGATATACTAAAAAACAATTTAGATATTCAAAGAGCAAGTACAGGCTTAGAAATTAGAGAATCTATGGTAGATGTGCAACAGTCTAACTACTACCCGATGATAGGTGCATTTGCGGAATTATCTACTGCAGATGATACCTTTTTAGGTGAAGCAAGCGATCATAAAGCTTATACTGTCGGAGCACGTCTAACTTGGAATATTTTTAACGGTGGTGTTGATGCTTCAAAAGTTGAAGAGGCACAAATAGAAAAACTAAAAACTAAATCTCAAGTAGAACTTGCCCGTCACGGCATAAAACTGCAAATTGCAAAACTTAGAACAGAGATAGAGACTCAAGATGCTGAAGTGGCATTTTTAGAAAAAGAGTTAAAACTTGCAAATGAAATTTACAAAAACTATGAAGGTCGTTATAAAGAGAAACTATCATCAATGAGTGACGTAATTATTAAACAATCACAACAAATAGAAAAAATACTTGAACTGCAAATGGCTCAAAACAAAAGAAACGAGCGTATATTTGCACTTATAAAATTAGCAAATGGAGATAAATAA
- a CDS encoding Fur family transcriptional regulator produces MNNFEVMLREHNLKATKQRIGILSIMHMRGHINIEELYERVKKSYPSISLATLYKNIRLMLENKLLTEVSVNNSKTLYEITKEDHAHMHCEKCNEVMDIDFCFEDMYKNLGNEDGFLLKNTQVTLMGICKNCQ; encoded by the coding sequence ATGAATAATTTTGAAGTAATGCTTAGAGAACATAATCTTAAAGCGACAAAACAAAGAATCGGTATTTTATCAATTATGCATATGAGAGGTCATATAAATATTGAAGAGTTATATGAAAGGGTAAAAAAATCATATCCAAGTATATCGCTTGCGACTCTTTATAAAAACATACGTCTTATGCTTGAAAACAAGCTATTGACTGAAGTTAGTGTAAATAATTCTAAAACTTTATATGAAATTACAAAAGAAGATCATGCCCACATGCACTGTGAAAAATGTAATGAAGTTATGGATATAGACTTTTGTTTTGAAGATATGTATAAAAATTTAGGGAATGAAGACGGATTTTTACTAAAAAATACACAAGTTACACTAATGGGTATATGTAAAAACTGTCAATAA
- the serA gene encoding phosphoglycerate dehydrogenase, with protein sequence MQKHTIVVCDHIHDAGLEMLKNDENINYVFAADVDKTELVEKIIPTADVAITRSSTDVDEFFISHAKNLKAVVRAGVGVDNVDIPGCSKEGIIVMNVPTANTIAAVELTMAHMLSCMRMFPYSHNHLKQERIWKREKWYGYELKGKKLGVIGFGNIGSRVAKRAKAFEMDIVAYDPYIHPSKVTDLDMTYTKNFDDILACDIITIHTPKNKETIDIINEAEIAKMKDGVVLVNCARGGLYNEDALYNNLKSGKIRFAGIDVFIKEPATDHPLLDLDNVTVSPHLGANTYESQYNIGTQAAQNAIEAAKGIAYPHAMNLPIDETTIPSFVKPFLEMGQKIGFLESQMNKSQIVSIKVSGYGEIGKYVDSLSTFVAVGAMSENSSDTINYVNADFIAKEKGIEISSEDCGDSSVYKNLITIKLTTAEGTTTISGTIFDDNVQRLVAIDGFDIEVALRGNMIMFKNTDVPGVIGSVGMVLANNNVNIADFSLARNTQGNALAVVLVDNAVNDATIKELSDLEACLSVSYASI encoded by the coding sequence ATGCAAAAACATACTATAGTAGTTTGTGACCATATTCATGATGCCGGTCTTGAAATGTTAAAAAATGATGAAAACATAAACTATGTTTTCGCAGCCGATGTTGATAAGACTGAACTTGTAGAAAAAATTATCCCAACTGCCGATGTTGCAATTACAAGAAGTTCAACAGATGTAGATGAGTTTTTTATCTCACATGCAAAAAATTTAAAAGCTGTTGTTCGTGCAGGTGTAGGTGTTGATAATGTAGATATTCCTGGATGTTCAAAAGAGGGTATTATAGTTATGAACGTACCTACTGCAAATACCATTGCTGCCGTTGAACTTACAATGGCTCATATGCTCTCATGTATGAGAATGTTTCCATACTCTCACAATCATTTAAAACAAGAGCGTATATGGAAGCGTGAAAAGTGGTACGGATATGAGCTTAAAGGCAAAAAACTCGGTGTAATCGGTTTTGGTAACATCGGTAGTCGTGTTGCTAAGCGTGCTAAGGCTTTTGAGATGGATATTGTTGCATATGATCCATATATTCATCCATCTAAAGTAACTGACTTGGATATGACATATACTAAAAACTTCGATGATATTTTAGCTTGTGACATCATTACTATACACACACCTAAAAATAAAGAAACTATAGATATTATCAATGAAGCTGAAATAGCTAAAATGAAAGACGGTGTAGTTTTAGTTAACTGTGCACGTGGTGGTCTTTATAATGAAGATGCACTATACAACAATCTAAAAAGCGGTAAAATCCGTTTTGCGGGTATAGATGTATTTATTAAAGAACCTGCAACTGACCATCCATTACTTGACTTGGATAATGTAACTGTTTCACCACACCTTGGTGCTAACACTTATGAGTCTCAGTATAATATCGGTACTCAAGCTGCTCAAAATGCTATTGAAGCTGCAAAAGGCATAGCTTATCCCCATGCTATGAATTTACCGATAGATGAAACTACTATCCCTTCATTTGTAAAACCGTTTTTAGAGATGGGGCAAAAGATCGGTTTCTTAGAGTCTCAAATGAATAAAAGCCAGATCGTGTCTATAAAAGTAAGCGGATACGGTGAGATCGGTAAATATGTAGATTCACTTTCAACTTTTGTTGCAGTCGGTGCAATGAGTGAAAATTCTAGCGATACTATTAACTATGTAAATGCCGACTTTATAGCAAAAGAGAAGGGCATAGAGATATCAAGTGAAGATTGCGGTGATTCTAGTGTATATAAAAACCTAATAACTATTAAACTTACAACTGCCGAGGGTACTACTACTATCAGCGGTACTATATTTGATGACAATGTTCAACGTCTTGTTGCGATTGACGGTTTTGATATTGAAGTGGCACTTCGCGGTAATATGATTATGTTTAAAAATACTGACGTTCCTGGCGTAATCGGCAGTGTAGGTATGGTTTTAGCAAATAACAATGTTAATATTGCAGATTTTTCATTGGCTAGAAATACACAGGGCAATGCTTTAGCTGTAGTGCTTGTTGATAATGCAGTTAACGATGCTACAATAAAAGAGTTATCTGACTTAGAAGCTTGTCTAAGTGTAAGTTACGCTTCTATATAA
- a CDS encoding DUF4395 family protein has product MGYACPIAFEKIDSGISRISSLIVSIFVTYYLYSFNIYILYFLFLDFYMRIFCQKNFSLIFLISKMLKKVLNIKDAFTDSGAKKLAGLFGIFFILLLVLLNHMDLKEFSFLVGGIFILCSLLDASINYCVGCKVYFIIKKIYPSFMS; this is encoded by the coding sequence ATGGGGTATGCGTGTCCAATAGCATTTGAAAAAATTGATTCAGGGATATCTAGGATATCTTCATTGATAGTGAGTATTTTTGTAACTTATTATCTTTATAGCTTTAATATATATATATTATACTTTTTATTTTTAGATTTTTATATGCGTATATTTTGTCAAAAAAACTTCTCTCTTATTTTTTTGATTTCAAAAATGTTAAAAAAAGTTTTAAATATCAAAGATGCATTCACAGATAGCGGAGCAAAAAAATTAGCAGGTCTATTTGGAATATTTTTTATACTGCTACTTGTACTTTTAAACCATATGGATTTAAAAGAATTTTCTTTTTTAGTAGGCGGTATTTTTATTTTATGTTCACTCTTAGATGCAAGTATAAATTATTGTGTAGGTTGTAAAGTATATTTTATAATTAAAAAAATATACCCAAGTTTTATGTCTTAA
- a CDS encoding efflux RND transporter permease subunit — protein MKEKDLSNIKVTDSAGKLARGFLYNPLTAVLAIFLLAIGYISLEVMPREEDPQISISGGSIIIPAPGLKPKEIEQIIVEPLETKLREIKGIEHIYSMSMDNVAVVNVMYYIGQNREISNLKLYDKVMQNMDKLPKNIMQPLVKPLDIDIDIPILGIAFYQKNKSISYPKYLETIENLKKEISAINSVSKTELKGAHKAQYNVEVDLAKLKGYHLSLGQIVQGIKSIAVRVPSVSAPTKDNKLVIFGIKNAIDSIKDVENIMVAQYMGSPIYLRDVAKITDSIDIQNKQSAKVFFKDGSSYEQITLSVSKLAGTNAVFVADDVKELLEANKESLNKLGISYTITRNYGVRANDAVNELVHHLVITIVIIAVMLVFFLGWKESLIVTFTVPAILAITLFLAYMGDQTINRITLFAFLLSLGLLVDAAIIVIENIHRHMHAHDSQDRDIDELLINATDEIGAPTNVATLAIILTMVPMAFVGGMMGEFMKPIPLNVPVALLASLFIAYIFTPYLGRKLLHRSQDDSHKHTEKEAN, from the coding sequence ATGAAAGAAAAAGACCTATCAAATATTAAAGTAACTGATAGTGCCGGTAAATTAGCTCGTGGATTTTTATATAATCCGCTAACTGCCGTTTTAGCTATCTTTTTACTGGCTATCGGGTATATATCATTAGAAGTTATGCCAAGAGAGGAAGACCCGCAGATCTCTATTAGCGGAGGTAGTATTATTATCCCCGCACCGGGATTGAAACCAAAAGAGATTGAGCAAATAATCGTGGAGCCGCTAGAAACAAAGCTTAGAGAGATAAAAGGTATTGAACATATCTATTCTATGAGTATGGATAATGTTGCAGTTGTAAATGTTATGTACTATATTGGACAAAACAGAGAGATATCTAATCTTAAATTGTATGATAAAGTGATGCAAAATATGGATAAGCTTCCTAAAAATATTATGCAACCGCTTGTAAAACCTCTTGATATTGATATTGATATACCGATTCTGGGTATAGCTTTTTACCAAAAAAACAAATCTATTTCTTATCCTAAGTATTTAGAAACTATTGAAAATTTAAAAAAAGAAATAAGTGCCATAAACAGTGTTTCCAAAACAGAATTAAAAGGGGCTCATAAAGCACAGTATAACGTAGAAGTAGATCTCGCTAAATTAAAAGGTTATCATCTATCTTTAGGTCAAATTGTTCAAGGTATCAAATCTATTGCCGTTCGTGTTCCAAGTGTCAGTGCTCCGACAAAAGATAATAAACTTGTAATATTCGGTATTAAAAATGCAATCGATTCTATTAAAGATGTTGAGAATATCATGGTAGCACAATATATGGGAAGCCCTATATATTTAAGAGACGTAGCAAAAATTACAGATAGTATAGATATTCAGAATAAACAAAGTGCAAAAGTGTTTTTTAAAGACGGTTCGTCTTATGAACAAATTACGCTATCTGTTTCCAAACTAGCAGGTACAAATGCAGTATTTGTAGCTGATGACGTTAAAGAACTTTTAGAAGCCAATAAAGAGAGCTTGAATAAACTTGGCATCTCATATACTATTACCAGAAATTACGGAGTTAGAGCAAACGATGCCGTAAACGAACTGGTACATCACCTAGTTATTACCATAGTTATTATTGCCGTAATGCTTGTATTTTTCCTAGGATGGAAAGAATCTTTAATCGTAACTTTTACTGTACCTGCAATTTTAGCTATTACACTATTTTTGGCATACATGGGTGACCAGACTATTAACAGGATTACACTGTTTGCATTTTTGCTTTCACTTGGTCTATTAGTAGATGCCGCCATCATCGTTATTGAAAATATTCACAGACATATGCACGCTCACGATAGTCAAGATAGAGATATAGATGAACTTCTCATCAATGCTACCGATGAGATAGGTGCACCGACAAATGTTGCTACACTTGCCATTATACTAACAATGGTTCCTATGGCGTTTGTAGGAGGTATGATGGGTGAGTTTATGAAACCTATTCCTTTAAATGTACCTGTTGCTCTTTTAGCATCATTGTTTATAGCATATATATTTACACCGTATCTTGGAAGAAAACTACTTCACAGATCACAAGACGATTCACATAAACATACTGAAAAGGAGGCAAATTAA
- a CDS encoding type III pantothenate kinase: MLLCDIGNTSYHFLDADEDYKEDVKTFNPASIKENVYYICVEPNTKKSLLKFSNWIDLSEKINMSNYYNTMGIDRIVACEAVQNGVIIDAGSAITVDVVKDGVFQGGFIYPGCRAMSFTYKNISSALDYEFNYDLDTKKLPKNSQDAISYGYLKLLYSEVISYKMPIILTGGDANLLKKIFVDAKVNDRLIFEGMKKLI, from the coding sequence ATGCTCTTATGTGATATTGGTAATACATCGTATCATTTTCTGGATGCAGACGAAGATTACAAAGAGGATGTGAAAACTTTTAATCCAGCCTCAATAAAAGAAAATGTATATTATATTTGTGTAGAGCCAAATACGAAAAAAAGTCTTTTAAAATTTTCCAACTGGATAGATTTATCTGAAAAAATAAATATGAGCAACTATTATAACACTATGGGGATAGACAGAATAGTCGCTTGTGAAGCTGTGCAAAACGGCGTAATTATAGATGCGGGAAGTGCAATTACCGTTGATGTAGTAAAAGATGGTGTATTTCAAGGTGGCTTTATATATCCCGGATGCAGGGCTATGAGTTTCACTTACAAAAATATATCATCGGCACTTGACTATGAATTTAACTATGATTTAGATACTAAAAAACTTCCAAAAAATTCACAAGATGCTATCAGTTACGGATATTTAAAACTATTATATTCTGAAGTTATCTCATATAAAATGCCGATAATTTTAACAGGCGGAGATGCAAATCTATTAAAGAAAATATTTGTAGATGCCAAGGTAAATGACAGACTTATATTTGAGGGTATGAAGAAGCTTATATAA
- a CDS encoding efflux RND transporter permease subunit, with protein sequence MGHEHQGKKFEEFVYGILDNPKKTLIVFGLVALFFVGSIMMFPTKIVLAKMLPGKSTNTFTVYIDTPNGSSIDQTKAVSECTVGILQKEEHVTDLELFLGQGSPLDYAGLVKGSGMKIGEQFAEIVVNLTDKHTRDDKSFNMVQRLRPVIKDKCIPLVEGTNIKMIEMPAGPPTLASIVVEVYGKDNQKVIELSRDVASILKNTEGLVDVDVMADESYKKYQLVPISDKISKSGLSVEQVNQILYLAFEGMGVAVKNTIDLNDQISIFVSLSDESQKINSNTISSLKAKLSQLSLMNKNGMMIPLTEVVAIEEGQSSPMIYHKNLKTMVNVVAETDMVSQVYPLLEARDIMIEKFSDKYKVSKVDGITTYMFDLKLKDKTDGEEYLLRWDGEMKVTLDTFRDLGAAFIAALILIFLLLVVYYKSFALSGIVLGGSFLSIIGVIIGHWVADLVTTETFFLTATSLIGFIALMGISSRNSLLLIDFAKSLIEEKAIEKRRAIAIASATRAKPIMLTAIAIILGSALLASDPVFGGLGVALISGTVAAVIVSLIFIPILMDKTKDI encoded by the coding sequence ATGGGTCACGAACATCAAGGTAAAAAATTTGAAGAGTTTGTATATGGTATTTTAGACAACCCTAAAAAAACATTAATTGTTTTTGGACTTGTTGCTCTATTTTTTGTTGGCTCAATTATGATGTTTCCTACAAAAATAGTTTTAGCCAAAATGCTTCCGGGAAAAAGTACAAATACTTTCACGGTATATATTGACACTCCAAACGGTAGTTCAATAGATCAAACAAAAGCGGTAAGTGAATGTACCGTAGGTATTTTACAAAAAGAAGAACATGTAACAGATTTAGAGTTGTTTTTGGGACAAGGCTCACCTCTTGATTATGCAGGGCTTGTAAAAGGCAGCGGAATGAAGATAGGTGAACAGTTTGCTGAGATTGTTGTAAATCTTACAGATAAACATACTAGAGACGATAAGTCGTTTAACATGGTACAAAGGCTTCGTCCCGTAATAAAAGATAAATGTATCCCTTTAGTTGAAGGTACAAACATTAAGATGATAGAGATGCCTGCAGGCCCTCCTACTCTTGCATCTATAGTTGTTGAAGTATATGGTAAAGATAATCAAAAAGTTATTGAACTAAGTCGCGATGTTGCAAGTATCCTAAAAAATACAGAAGGTTTAGTAGATGTAGATGTTATGGCTGACGAGAGTTATAAAAAATACCAACTTGTCCCTATATCGGATAAAATAAGTAAAAGCGGTTTAAGTGTTGAACAAGTGAATCAAATACTCTATCTTGCATTTGAAGGTATGGGTGTAGCTGTTAAAAATACTATTGACTTGAATGATCAAATATCTATATTTGTCTCACTTAGTGATGAAAGTCAAAAAATCAACTCAAATACAATATCTTCTTTAAAGGCTAAACTGAGCCAATTAAGTCTTATGAATAAAAACGGTATGATGATACCGCTTACTGAAGTCGTAGCTATTGAAGAAGGTCAAAGTTCACCTATGATTTATCATAAAAACTTAAAGACGATGGTAAATGTTGTAGCTGAGACAGATATGGTATCCCAAGTATATCCGCTTCTTGAAGCTAGAGATATTATGATAGAAAAATTTTCAGATAAATATAAAGTAAGCAAAGTTGATGGAATAACAACTTATATGTTTGACTTAAAACTTAAAGACAAAACTGACGGTGAAGAGTATCTACTCCGCTGGGACGGAGAGATGAAAGTTACACTAGATACTTTTAGAGATTTAGGAGCTGCTTTTATCGCTGCACTTATATTGATTTTCTTACTTCTTGTAGTTTACTATAAATCTTTTGCACTTAGCGGTATAGTACTCGGTGGTAGTTTCTTATCTATCATAGGTGTTATTATAGGACACTGGGTAGCTGATCTGGTTACGACCGAGACATTCTTTTTGACTGCGACTTCACTGATAGGGTTTATCGCACTTATGGGAATCAGTTCAAGAAACTCTTTACTTTTAATTGATTTTGCAAAATCTCTTATAGAAGAAAAAGCTATAGAGAAAAGACGTGCTATTGCTATAGCAAGTGCTACAAGGGCGAAACCTATTATGCTGACGGCAATCGCAATTATCCTTGGTTCTGCACTTTTAGCGAGTGACCCTGTATTTGGCGGTCTTGGTGTAGCACTTATTTCAGGTACTGTAGCTGCAGTTATCGTATCTTTGATATTTATTCCGATTTTAATGGATAAAACAAAAGATATATAA
- the hisG gene encoding ATP phosphoribosyltransferase: MLTVALPKGRIAKETLEIFGKIFGDEFIFDDRKLILDTPKFRFLLVRNQDVATYVYHQAADIGVVGLDTLEEQGLDVIRLLDLQKGVCKVSIGMKKGEKLDLNKPDLKVASKMVNITKRYFEERAVSVEIIKLYGSIELAPLIGLADMIVDIVETGTTMKQNGLEVVEDIMTSSTYLIANKNSYVSKKDEVLDIYEKIEKVIKS; this comes from the coding sequence ATGTTAACAGTTGCACTTCCAAAAGGTCGTATTGCAAAAGAAACTCTAGAGATTTTTGGAAAGATTTTTGGTGATGAATTTATTTTTGATGATAGAAAACTTATTTTAGATACACCGAAATTTCGTTTTTTACTAGTAAGAAACCAAGACGTAGCGACATATGTATATCATCAGGCAGCCGATATCGGTGTAGTTGGGCTTGATACTTTAGAAGAGCAGGGGCTTGACGTTATACGTCTGCTTGATCTGCAAAAGGGTGTATGTAAAGTAAGTATAGGGATGAAAAAAGGTGAGAAGTTAGATCTTAATAAACCTGACTTAAAAGTAGCATCTAAGATGGTAAATATCACTAAACGTTACTTTGAAGAGCGTGCAGTTAGTGTAGAGATCATTAAACTTTACGGCTCGATTGAACTAGCTCCTCTTATAGGTCTTGCGGATATGATAGTTGATATCGTAGAGACAGGAACTACAATGAAGCAAAATGGTTTAGAGGTTGTAGAAGATATTATGACAAGTTCAACTTACCTGATTGCAAACAAAAACTCTTATGTATCTAAAAAAGACGAAGTTTTGGATATTTATGAGAAGATAGAAAAAGTTATAAAGTCGTAG
- a CDS encoding class I SAM-dependent DNA methyltransferase, protein MTNLDLYSKAEHLLGIEEATEALYDVYRGELDDYEVKTLLDVGCGRGGFMERLISDGITCKGIDLSQMMVDACKAKGLDAQCIDIKEESGKYDAIVSIFDVLNFMDKDGLTSFLESVASCLNEDGIFIADINTLSGFADVAEGSMSNDTGEEFLSVDAVFENNELHTKITLFEKENELYRKYQDTIVQYFHKLNFFKNLNGLKLIDKQTFSLYAEEDKTLLIFKKK, encoded by the coding sequence ATGACAAATCTGGACCTTTATTCAAAAGCCGAACATTTACTCGGAATAGAAGAGGCTACAGAAGCACTTTATGATGTATATCGCGGTGAACTTGATGATTATGAAGTAAAAACACTGCTTGATGTAGGCTGTGGGCGCGGCGGATTTATGGAGCGTCTTATAAGTGATGGTATTACGTGTAAGGGAATAGACCTAAGCCAGATGATGGTAGATGCATGTAAGGCTAAAGGCTTAGATGCTCAGTGTATAGATATAAAAGAAGAGAGTGGTAAATACGATGCAATAGTAAGCATCTTCGATGTTTTAAACTTTATGGATAAAGACGGTTTAACAAGTTTTTTAGAATCTGTAGCATCTTGTTTAAATGAAGACGGTATTTTTATAGCAGATATAAATACACTCTCAGGCTTTGCAGATGTAGCCGAGGGTAGTATGAGTAATGACACGGGTGAAGAGTTTTTAAGCGTAGATGCAGTGTTTGAGAATAATGAACTTCATACAAAAATAACTCTGTTCGAGAAAGAAAATGAGTTATATAGAAAATATCAAGATACTATAGTCCAGTATTTTCATAAACTAAACTTTTTTAAAAATCTAAATGGTCTAAAACTTATAGATAAACAAACTTTTTCACTTTATGCAGAGGAAGATAAAACACTTCTTATCTTTAAGAAGAAGTGA
- a CDS encoding efflux RND transporter periplasmic adaptor subunit gives MKKLLILLAMGAALVAETLTLSGSVISDNQKMITSRFMGFVTQVNVSEGEYVKKGQLLYEIDSKEIDSALTQVKLGISQAQLALQMYQNQYTNVKLNLDRHRRLYEKDMVSKHEVETLELAEANLKDMIDISKKQVAQAEAQLKEVENQYRYLHIKAPNDGVVVAKNIKVGEMAMPGMPAVILSDLSNLKISAEIAESNLKSIKHGTKVQVSIPSLDINTVGKISAIIPNSNPMTHTFKIKVSFKTNSKSVYPGMYATVDIKVQ, from the coding sequence ATGAAAAAACTACTTATACTTTTAGCAATGGGGGCGGCTTTAGTAGCAGAGACTTTGACACTTTCGGGAAGTGTAATATCCGATAACCAAAAGATGATTACAAGTCGTTTTATGGGTTTTGTAACACAGGTTAATGTTAGTGAAGGCGAATACGTAAAAAAAGGTCAATTGCTGTACGAAATTGATTCTAAAGAGATAGATTCAGCCTTGACACAAGTTAAACTTGGAATAAGTCAAGCTCAACTCGCCCTTCAAATGTATCAAAACCAATATACAAACGTAAAACTGAACCTAGATCGTCACAGACGTCTTTATGAAAAAGATATGGTTTCAAAACACGAAGTTGAAACTCTTGAACTTGCAGAAGCTAATTTAAAAGATATGATTGATATATCTAAAAAACAAGTAGCTCAAGCAGAAGCTCAACTAAAAGAGGTTGAAAATCAATATAGATATTTACATATAAAAGCTCCTAACGACGGTGTAGTTGTAGCTAAAAATATTAAAGTCGGCGAGATGGCTATGCCTGGAATGCCGGCAGTTATATTATCGGATTTATCAAACTTAAAAATTTCGGCTGAGATTGCAGAAAGTAATTTAAAAAGTATCAAACACGGTACGAAAGTACAAGTATCTATACCTTCGTTAGATATAAATACAGTTGGAAAAATCAGTGCTATTATTCCAAACTCTAATCCTATGACGCATACATTTAAAATCAAAGTTTCTTTCAAAACCAATAGTAAGTCAGTTTATCCGGGTATGTATGCTACTGTTGATATAAAGGTACAATAG